The following coding sequences are from one Anguilla rostrata isolate EN2019 chromosome 16, ASM1855537v3, whole genome shotgun sequence window:
- the LOC135241658 gene encoding Golgi apparatus protein 1-like yields MAACRRVQLLLLLMSVSIYVCRVRGAKSQGNGNLNVNVPSNNGVPQFPGAMAPAGNPVQAAGASQPRRATGWKLAEEEACREDLTRLCPKHTWNNNLAVLECLQDKKEDSEIASDCNHLLWNYKYNLTTDPKFESVAVEVCKSTITEIKECADEERGKGYLVSCLVDHRGNITEYQCHQYITKMTTIVFSDYRLICGFMDKCREDINALHCGSISAGEKDIHSQGEVISCLEKGLVKEAEDQDGRHVIKEDCKKAIMRVAELSSDDFHLDRYLYFSCREDRERFCENTQAGEGRVYKCLFNHKFEEAMSEKCRDALTTRQKLIAQDYKVSYSLAKACKVDLRKYRCNADTNLPRAREARLSYLLLCLESAVHRGRTVSGECQGEMLDYRRMLMEDFSLSPEIVLHCRGEIETHCSGLHRKGRTLHCLMRVGRGDKGNVENLCQQALQNLIQEADPGADYRIDRALNEACESVIQTACKHIRNGDPMILSCLMEHLYTEKMVEDCEHRLLELQYFISRDWKLDPILYRKCQGDASRLCHTHGWNETSEMMPPGAIFSCLYRHAYRTEEQGRRLSRDCKVEVQRILHQRALDVKLDPELQKRCMTDLGKWCSEKTETGQELECLQDHLEDLVSDCRDVVGNLTELESEDIQIEALLMRACEPVIQSHCHEVADNQVDTGDLMECLVQNKHQKEMNDKCVVGVTHFQLIQMKDFRFSYKFKMACKEDVLKLCPNIKKKVDVVICLSTTVRNDTLQDVKEQRVSVKCRKQLRVEELEMSEDIRLEPELYDSCKQDISRLCPDVAFGNAQVIECLKENKKQLASRCHQKVFKLQEVEMMDPELDYQLMRVCKQMIKRFCTEADAKNMLLCLKQNKNSELMDPKCKQMITKRQITQNTDYRLNPVLRKACKADIPKFCQGILNKATDDSELEGQVISCLKLKYADQRLSPDCEDQIRVILQESALDYRLDPQLQVHCTEEISRLCAEEVAAQEQTGQVEECLKVNLLKIKHDTCKKEVLNMLKESKADIFVDPVLHTACALDIKHHCAAIPPGRGRQMSCLMEALADKRVRLQPECKKRLQDRIDMWSYAAKVAPAEGFSDLAMQVMSSPSKNYILFMIALGVSILFLVGLLCGRITKRVTRELKDR; encoded by the exons gATTCGGAGATCGCTTCTGACTGCAACCAT CTGCTGTGGAACTACAAGTACAACTTGACGACAGATCCGAAGTTTGAGTCGGTGGCTGTGGAAGTGTGCAAGAGCACCATCACCGAG atcAAAGAATGTGCGGACGAGGAGCGGGGGAAGGGCTACCTGGTGTCCTGCCTGGTGGACCACCGCGGCAACATCACCGAGTACCAGTGCCACCAGTACATCACCAAGATGACCACCATCGTCTTCAGCGACTACCGGCTCATCTGCGGGTTCATGGACAAGTGCCGGGAAGACATCAACGCTCTCCACTGTGGGAGCATCAGTGCCGGGGAAAAG GACATCCACTCTCAGGGCgaggtcatttcctgtctggAGAAGGGCCTGGTGAAGGAGGCCGAGGACCAGGACGGGAGGCACGTCATCAAGGAGGACTGCAAGAAGGCCATCATGCGCGTGGCAGAGCTCTCCTCCGACGACTTCCACCTGGACCGCTACCTGTACTTCTCCTGCCGGGAGGACCGCGAACGCTTCTGCGAAAac ACCCAAGCTGGCGAGGGCAGGGTCTACAAGTGTCTCTTCAACCACAAGTTTGAGGAAGCCATGTCTGAGAAG TGCCGAGACGCTCTCACCACCAGGCAGAAGCTGATCGCCCAGGACTACAAGGTCAGCTACTCCCTGGCCAAGGCCTGCAAGGTGGACCTGCGCAAGTACCGCTGCAACGCCGACACCAACCTGCCCCGCGCGCGGGAGGCCCGCCTGTCCTACCTGCTGCTGTGCCTGGAGTCCGCCGTGCAcagag GCCGCACGGTGAGCGGGGAGTGCCAGGGCGAGATGCTGGACTACCGGCGCATGCTGATGGAGGACTTCTCCCTGAGCCCCGAGATCGTGCTGCACTGCCGGGGCGAGATCGAGACGCACTGCTCCGGCCTGCACCGCAAGGGCCGCACCCTGCACTGCCTGATGCGCGTGGGCCGCGGCGACAAGGGCAACGTGGAGAACCTCTGCCAGCAAGCG CTCCAGAACCTGATCCAGGAGGCGGACCCGGGGGCGGACTACCGCATCGACCGGGCCCTGAACGAGGCCTGCGAGTCCGTCATCCAGACGGCCTGCAAGCACATCCGCAACGGAGACCCCAT gATCCTCTCCTGCCTCATGGAGCACCTGTACACAGAGAAGATGGTGGAGGACTGTGAGCATCGGCTCCTGGAGCTGCAGTACTTCATCTCTCGAGACTGGAA GCTGGACCCCATCCTGTACAGGAAGTGCCAGGGGGACGCCTCGCGGCTGTGCCACACCCACGGCTGGAACGAGACCAGCGAGATGATGCCCCCCGGCGCCATCTTCTCCTGCCTGTACCGCCACGCGTACCGCACGGAGGAGCAGGGCCGACGG CTGTCGCGGGACTGTAAAGTGGAGGTGCAGAGGATCCTGCACCAGAGGGCGCTGGACGTGAAGCTGGACCCCGAGCTGCAGAAGCGCTGCATGACCGACCTGGGCAAGTGGTGCAGCGAGAAGACCGAAACGGGACAG GAGCTGGAATGTCTGCAGGACCACCTGGAAGACCTGGTCTCAGACTGCAGGGATGTGGTGGGAAACCTGACGGAGCTGGAGTCTGAG GACATCCAGATCGAAGCTCTGCTAATGAGAGCCTGTGAGCCAGTGATCCAGTCCCACTGCCAC gaggtTGCCGATAACCAGGTCGACACGGGCGACCTGATGGAGTGCCTGGTGCAGAACAAGCATCAGAAGGAGATGAACGACAAGTGCGTGGTTGGGGTCACCCACTTCCAGCTG ATTCAGATGAAGGACTTCCGCTTCTCCTACAAGTTCAAGATGGCCTGCAAGGAGGACGTGCTCAAGCTGTGCCCGAACATCAAGAAGAA GGTGGATGTGGTGATCTGCCTCAGCACCACGGTGCGGAACGACACCCTGCAGGACGTGAAGGAGCAGCGCGTCTCTGTCAAGTGCCGCAAGCAGCTGCgcgtggaggagctggagatg TCCGAGGACATCCGCCTGGAGCCCGAGCTGTACGACTCGTGCAAGCAGGACATCAGCAGACTGTGTCCCGACGTGGCTTTCGGGAACGCTCAG gtgatcGAGTGCTTGAAGGAGAATAAGAAGCAGCTAGCGTCGCGCTGCCACCAGAAGGTGTTCAAGCTGCAGGAGGTGGAGATGATGGACCCGGAGCTGGACTACCAGCTCATGCGCGTGTGCAAGCAGATGATAAAG CGATTCTGCACTGAGGCCGACGCCAAGAACATGCTGCTGTGCCTGAAGCAGAACAAGAACAGCGAGCTGATGGACCCCAAGTGCAAACAGATGATCACCAAGAGACAGATCACCCAGAACACAG ACTACAGATTGAACCCTGTGTTGAGAAAGGCATGCAAGGCGGACATCCCCAAGTTCTGCCAGGGCATCCTGAACAAGGCCACCGACGACAGCGAGCTGGAAGGCCAGGTCATCTCCTGCCTCAAACTCAAATACGCTGACCAG cggcTCTCCCCGGACTGCGAGGACCAGATCAGGGTGATCCTGCAGGAGTCTGCCCTGGACTACAGGCTGGACCCCCAGCTGCAGGTGCACTGCACCGAGGAG ATCTCCCGGCTGTGCGCCGAAGAGGTGGCGGCCCAGGAGCAGACGGGCCAGGTGGAGGAGTGTCTCAAGGTCAACCTGCTCAAGATCAAGCACGACACCTGCAAGAAG GAGGTGCTCAACATGCTGAAGGAGAGTAAGGCCGATATTTTTGTGGACCCCGTCCTGCACACTGCCTGCGCCTTGGACATCAAACACCACTGCGCTGCCATCCCCCCTGGCCGGGGCCGTC agaTGTCCTGTCTGATGGAGGCACTTGCAGACAAGAGGGTACGTCTGCAGCCAGAGTGTAAGAAGAGGCTGCAGGATCGCATCGACATGTGGAGCTATGCAGCCAAG GTGGCGCCAGCTGAAGGGTTCTCAGACCTGGCCATGCAAGTGATGTCTTCGCCCTCCAAGAACTACATCCTGTTCATGATTGCGCTGGGGGTGAGCATCCTCTTCCTGGTGGGTCTCCTCTGCGGTCGCATCACCAAGCGTGTGACACGGGAACTCAAAGACAGGTAG